From the genome of Papaver somniferum cultivar HN1 chromosome 2, ASM357369v1, whole genome shotgun sequence, one region includes:
- the LOC113350146 gene encoding probable galacturonosyltransferase-like 4, whose product MAFGKQPSLLPFFGLLSFLLLFHPIATTTTGIRLNVVRKPAPEVPIFREAPAFRNGESCGSIETDPIHVSMTLDANYLRGTMAAILSILQHSTCPENISFHFLCARFEPELFSSLRSTFPYLNFKVYRFDSNRVRGKISKSIRQALDQPLNYARIYLSDIIPVDVNRIIYLDSDIVMVDDIAKLWKVDLEGKVVAAPEYCHANFTKYFTDTFWSDSDLAETFKGRKPCYFNTGVMVVDVEKWREGGYTQKVEDWMGVQKQKRIYHLGSLPPFLLVLAGNIKAVDHRWNQHGLGGDNLEGKCRSLHPGPISLLHWSGKGKPWLRLDSRKPCNVDHLWAPYDLYRSSSLSLEE is encoded by the coding sequence ATGGCCTTTGGGAAGCAGCCATCTCTTCTTCCATTCTTTGGCCTCCTGTCATTTCTACTTCTCTTCCATCCTATTGCGACCACCACAACCGGTATACGACTCAATGTCGTTCGTAAGCCAGCACCAGAAGTACCCATCTTCCGTGAAGCTCCAGCATTTCGAAATGGTGAATCATGTGGATCGATTGAGACTGACCCTATCCATGTCTCAATGACCTTAGACGCAAATTATCTTCGAGGTACAATGGCAGCTATATTATCAATCTTACAACATTCAACATGTCCTGAaaatatttcatttcatttccttTGTGCAAGGTTTGAACCTGAACTATTCTCTAGTCTTAGATCAACTTTCCCTTACCTTAACTTCAAGGTTTACCGTTTCGATTCTAACCGCGTCCGTGGTAAAATATCCAAGTCGATTCGACAAGCACTAGACCAACCATTAAACTACGCAAGAATATACCTGTCAGATATAATACCGGTTGATGTTAATCGAATTATTTATCTCGATTCGGATATTGTAATGGTTGATGATATTGCAAAGTTATGGAAAGTTGATTTAGAAGGTAAAGTTGTGGCTGCACCAGAATACTGTCACGCGAATTTTACAAAATATTTCACGGACACGTTCTGGTCCGACTCAGATTTAGCCGAGACCTTCAAGGGTAGGAAACCTTGTTATTTTAACACAGGGGTAATGGTGGTTGATGTTGAGAAATGGAGAGAAGGAGGGTACACACAAAAGGTTGAAGATTGGATGGGTgttcaaaaacaaaaaaggatTTATCACTTGGGTTCATTACCGCCATTTTTGCTTGTTCTAGCAGGTAATATCAAAGCTGTTGACCATAGATGGAACCAACATGGACTTGGTGGTGATAACCTTGAAGGAAAATGTAGGAGTCTTCATCCTGGACCTATAAGTTTGTTGCATTGGAGTGGGAAAGGTAAGCCATGGTTGAGATTGGATTCTAGAAAACCATGTAATGTTGATCATTTGTGGGCACCATACGATCTCTACCGTTCATCTAGTCTCTCGCTGGAAGAATGA
- the LOC113350147 gene encoding glutathione synthetase, chloroplastic-like: MGNGSSSCLTVSVPNPYITTISPCKSKSLSSSTSIPTFSTNIIPQNFLIKIPITMSNHSSPSNLSVKCGGGVEIKETQDENTSNKPIFETLNSVPDLLQKLIYDALVWTSLHGLVVGHKSLQKSGTVPGVGMVHAPFALLPMSFPKSHWEQACELAPVFNELVDRVSLDGKFLQDSLSRMKKVDAFTSRLLDIHSKMLELNKKEEIRLGLHRSDYMLDAQTKELLQIELNTISSSFSGLSCLVGDLHRNLLNQYKGLGLDSKRVPANGSVNQFAEALALAWKEYNNPRDVVMIVAQPEETNMYDQHWLSFVLKEKHGVTMIRKTLREVDEQGELQPDGTLIIGGQAVAVIYFRAGYTPNDYPSESEWRARLLMEQSLAVKCPSISYHLTGTKKIQQELAKPGVLERFMEDKDDIAKLRKCFAGLWSLDDTNVMKDAIERPESFVLKPQREGGRNNIYGKDLSETLLKLQKENSEELSAYILMQRIFPTSSQTFLVRDGICHQDQAISELGIYGAYLRSKGKVILNEQSGYLMRTKVSSSDEGGVAAGFAVLDSVYLT, translated from the exons ATGGGAAATGGTTCTTCTTCATGTCTCACTGTCTCGGTTCCCAATCCTTATATAACAACCATTTCACCCTGTAAATCAAAGTCCCTTTCATCATCGACTTCCATTCCCACCTTCTCCACAAATATTATACCTCAAAATTTCTTAATCAAAATACCCATAACCATGAGCAATCACTCCTCACCGTCGAATTTAAGTGTAAAGTGTGGTGGTGGAGTTGAAATTAAAGAAACCCAagatgaaaatacatcaaataaacccatctttgaAACACTTAATTCAGTTCCTGATTTGCTACAGAAGTTGATTTATGATGCTCTTGTTTGGACTTCTCTTCATGGTCTTGTTGTTGGTCACAAATCCCTACAG AAATCAGGAACTGTTCCTGGAGTGGGCATGGTACATGCCCCGTTTGCATTGTTGCCCATGTCTTTCCCTAAGAGTCATTGGGAACAAGCGTGTGAGTTGGCTCCAGTTTTTAATGAGCTCGTAGATCGTGTTAGCCTCGACGGCAAGTTTCTACAAGATTCATTGTCCAG AATGAAAAAAGTGGATGCTTTCACCAGTAGACTCTTGGACATTCATTCGAAGATGCTAGAACTTAATAAGAAAGAG GAAATTCGGTTGGGTTTGCACCGTTCTGATTATATGCTTGATGCTCAAACTAAAGAACTTCTACAAATAGAGCTCAATAccatttcttcttcgttttctgGGCTTAGCTGTCTTGTAGGCGACCTTCATAG GAACTTGCTTAACCAGTACAAAGGACTCGGATTAGATTCCAAAAGGGTTCCGGCAAATGGTTCTGTCAATCAGTTTGCAGAGGCTCTTGCTTTAGCATGGAAGGAATACAATAACCCCAG GGATGTAGTTATGATTGTTGCTCAACCCGAAGAAACCAACATGTATGACCAGCATTGGCTCTCTTTCGTACTAAAGGAGAA ACATGGCGTGACAATGATTCGGAAAACTTTACGAGAGGTGGATGAACAGGGGGAGCTTCAACCAGATGGAACACTTATCAT AGGTGGCCAAGCTGTTGCAGTTATATATTTCAGAGCTGGGTATACACCAAATGATTATCCATCAGAATCT GAATGGAGAGCTAGGCTATTAATGGAGCAGTCTTTGGCTGTCAAATGTCCATCTATTTCTTACCATTTGACCGGCACGAAGAAGATTCAGCAAGAATTGGCAAAACCAGGTGTACTTGAGAG GTTCATGGAGGACAAGGATGACATTGCAAAACTAAGGAAGTGCTTTGCTGGATTGTGGAGTTTGGACGATACAAATGTCATGAAGGACGCCATTGAAAGACCCGAATCGTTTGTTCTCAAACCCCAACGAGAAGGAGGAC GAAACAACATCTATGGCAAAGATCTCAGTGAAACCCTATTAAAATTGCAGAAGGAAAATAGTGAGGAACTATCTGCATACATCCTCATGCAAAGAATTTTCCCAACATCTTCTCAAACATTCCTCGTTAGAGATGGCATTTGTCATCAAGACCAAGCTATATCTGAACTTGGGATATATGGTGCTTATCTCAG GAGCAAAGGGAAGGTCATCCTTAATGAGCAAAGCGGTTACCTGATGCGGACGAAGGTTTCATCGTCCGATGAAGGTGGGGTTGCGGCTGGGTTTGCAGTCCTGGATAGCGTGTACCTAACCTGA
- the LOC113350145 gene encoding AP-5 complex subunit mu-like, with the protein MANCSIRAIWILNNQDTVVFSRRFSVVERRWRLACKRENENSNGDNNQISQLLPNDSEFTTAFIERKKREGSSRGFGFRVVQSSKGSDSWVDDPITRHIISLHINKEEEEGEKYFIWPLVLHIRNPYCILILPLVEPRHLKSYERMCNRSDCGSCIGEEKSLPSLLLDLPCITGSFMVAHTIGDVITGDSVEPEVLASVAPSVGGLLDSLTGSIGIPSMTARAKPVAAPVAVPNSSGGISGGATSDTSKISSRLADRDALCTFISSAMPFGTPLDLNYSNISAVKVNGFSSTDTPPVDMKQPAWKPYLYRGKQRILFTIHETVYASMYDRDDIPDSISVSGQVNCRAELEGLPDVSLPLNGLSTSHLEVLSFHPCAQISEHGVDKQAMMFSPPVGNFILIRYQGFCGLGPPVKGFYQLSMVSEDEGAFLFKLRLMEGYKSPITMEYCTLTMPFPRRKIISFDGNPSIGTISTTEHSVEWKIVTIGRGISGKSIEATFPGTIKFAPKTIQKLSALSRPAHGLITEDDSDEESENINNIANIEDFLLEKMNKDLPPVDLEEPFCWQSYNFARVSFKISGATMSGMSIDPKSVTVYPTVKAPVEFTTQVSSGDYILWNTLGKCPFVATAPREQLQQQQK; encoded by the exons ATGGCTAATTGTAGCATCAGAGCTATATGGATCCTTAATAATCAAGATACCGTCGTCTTCTCTAG GAGATTTTCTGTGGTGGAGAGACGATGGAGATTAGCTTgtaaaagagaaaatgaaaattcTAATGGTGATAATAATCAAATATCACAGTTACTTCCTAATGATTCCGAGTTTACTACTGCATTCATCGAGAGAAAGAAGAG AGAGGGTTCATCCCGTGGTTTTGGCTTTCGTGTTGTTCAGTCCAGCAAAGGATCAGACTCATGGGTAGATGATCCGATTACACGCCATATAATTAGCCTTCATAttaataaagaagaagaggaaggagaaaaatacTTCATATGGCCATTGGTTTTGCACATAAGGAACCCTTATTGCATTCTTATATTACCTTTAGTTGAGCCCAGACATTTGAAATCTTATGAAAGGATGTGTAACAGATCCGATTGTGGAAGTTGTATTGGAGAAGAGAAAAGTCTACCTTCACTGCTGCTTGATCTTCCATGCATAACAGG GTCATTTATGGTGGCACATACAATTGGAGATGTAATAACTGGTGATTCTGTGGAACCTGAGGTACTTGCAAGTGTAGCTCCCTCAGTTGGTGGGTTACTAGATTCATTAACTGGTAGTATAGGAATTCCGAGCATGACCGCAAGGGCAAAGCCGGTAGCTGCCCCAGTTGCAGTTCCAAACTCGTCAGGTGGTATATCTGGAGGTGCTACATCAGACACTTCAAAAATTAGCTCGAGGCTTGCTGACCGAGATGCACTTTGTACATTCATTAGTAGCgcaatgccatttg GGACACCCTTGGACCTCAACTATTCAAATATTTCTGCTGTTAAAGTGAATGGCTTTTCTTCTACGGATACACCTCCCGTAGACATGAAGCAACCAGCTTGGAAGCCGTACCTTTACAGAGGGAAGCAGAGAATACTGTTCACGATTCATGAAACAGTTTATGCTTCGATGTATGATCGGGATGACATCCCAGATTCTATATCAGTTTCAGGTCAGGTGAACTGCCGGGCAGAGTTGGAAGGACTACCTGATGTTTCTTTACCTTTGAATGGGTTGAGTACATCCCACCTAGAGGTTTTATCGTTTCACCCATGTGCACAAATTTCGGAGCACGGTGTAGATAAACAAGCAATGATGTTTTCTCCACCAGTTGGAAATTTCATTTTGATACGTTATCAAGGTTTTTGTGGTCTTGGACCTCCGGTTAAAGGGTTTTACCAGCTTTCCATGGTGTCAGAAGATGAAGGTGCATTTTTGTTTAAGTTGCGCCTGATGGAAGGTTACAAGTCTCCCATAACAATGGAATATTGTACTCTTACAATGCCCttccctagaagaaaaataatatcttTTGATGGAAATCCTTCTATTGGGACCATATCAACAACAGAGCATTCAGTTGAATGGAAGATCGTAACAATTGGACGTGGTATCAGTGGGAAAAGTATTGAAGCAACCTTTCCTGGAACAATCAAGTTTGCTCCAAAGACAATTCAAAAGCTTTCAGCCTTGTCTAGACCAGCTCATGGACTTATTACTGAAGATGACAGTGACGAAGAGTcagaaaatattaacaatattgcAAACATAGAAGACTTCTTATTGGAGAAAATGAACAAGGACCTCCCTCCAGTTGATTTAGAGGAGCCGTTTTGTTGGCAGTCATATAATTTTGCAAGG GTGTCTTTCAAGATCTCGGGGGCAACAATGTCAGGAATGTCGATTGATCCAAAATCT GTAACTGTGTATCCAACTGTGAAGGCACCAGTGGAGTTCACAACTCAG GTTTCATCTGGAGATTACATCTTGTGGAACACTTTAGGTAAATGCCCATTTGTTGCTACTGCTCCAAGGGAACAACTACAGCAACAGCAAAAATAG